From a region of the Acanthochromis polyacanthus isolate Apoly-LR-REF ecotype Palm Island chromosome 3, KAUST_Apoly_ChrSc, whole genome shotgun sequence genome:
- the LOC127533349 gene encoding uncharacterized protein LOC127533349, translated as MDGLYVLLVVFSGIVSCSHNLVSGSVLEVTARPGDSITLYCDCKVSSGVHIVWIRNCSHENQPSLILRTKEARRLYSFPFEFVKNDSSDSYDLLIKNITNADEGLYYCGTEELNVENNQEYITSTTVHRYSNMTTRIILNSTDPNDCNSTAPRHYEKPELCNVCWTLLFSLSSAFIVLSSLLVCCPCQTTAKDPQDDDRNSHTEGQMQRILDEDVYYAALEIHQATQQPKRKTNFSSELTFCTFSAVRTLRGRRT; from the exons ATGGACGGACTCTACGTTCTTCTGGTTGTTTTCTCAG GAATTGTTTCCTGCAGTCATAATTTGGTTTCTGGATCAGTGTTGGAGGTGACAGCCAGACCTGGAGACAGCATCACTCTCTACTGTGACTGCAAAGTGTCAAGTGGAGTACACATAGTGTGGATCAGGAACTGTTCCCATGAGAACCAACCTTCCCTTATTCTGAGAACAAAGGAAGCTCGTCGGCTGTATTCCTTTCCTTTTGAATTTGTGAAGAACGATTCTTCTGATTCCTATGACCTGTTAATCAAGAACATCACTAATGCTGATGAGGGTCTCTACTACTGTGGAACTGAGGAGCTGAATGTGGAGAACAACCAGGAATACATCACTTCCACAACAGTTCACAGATACAGCAACATGACAACTAGGATCATACTCA ACTCCACCGATCCTAATGACTGTAACTCCACTGCTCCTCGTCACTATGAGAAGCCAGAACTCTGCAATGTGTGTTGGACGCTGCTGTTCTCTTTGTCTTCAGCCTTCATcgtcctctcctctcttttgGTTTGTTGTCCATGTCAGACAACAG CTAAAGATCCTCAAGATGATGACAGAAACTCCCACACCGAAGGTCAAATGCAACGCATTCTG GATGAAGACGTGTATTATGCTGCGTTGGAAATCCATCAGGCGACACAGCAACCAAAGAGGAAGACAAACTTTAGCTCTGAGTTAACGTTCTGCACCTTCTCTGCCGTCAGAACTTTGAGGGGACGACGGACCTAA